In Lentimicrobiaceae bacterium, a single genomic region encodes these proteins:
- the fbp gene encoding class 1 fructose-bisphosphatase, producing MKTLVEFINSKQAEYPEATGELTRLLNDIGIAAKIVSQQIRRAGLADINGYFGSTNVQGEDQKKLDVFANEQFINALKYGGMCAALASEENEDLIILGNKMSMNGKYVVAFDPVDGSSNIEVNIPIGTIFSIYRRISPVGSFANLEDMLQPGTNLVASGYVIYGSSTMLVYTTGNGVNGFTLDTSLGLFLLSHPDMRIPEVGSIYSINEANYVSFPDGVKKYIKYCQESDPDTQRPYSTRYVGSLVSDVHRNLLRGGIFIYPGNKTRPNGKLRLLYECIPMAFIVEQARGKATDGFNRIMEIEPHELHQRSPLFIGSADMVDKAGEFMQQYSKEFNNYAFR from the coding sequence ATGAAAACATTAGTAGAATTTATCAACAGCAAGCAAGCGGAATACCCCGAAGCAACAGGCGAATTAACACGTTTGTTAAACGATATCGGCATTGCAGCCAAAATTGTAAGTCAGCAAATACGAAGAGCAGGATTAGCCGATATAAACGGTTATTTTGGCTCAACCAATGTTCAGGGTGAAGACCAAAAGAAGTTAGATGTTTTTGCTAACGAACAGTTTATCAATGCTTTAAAATATGGCGGCATGTGTGCTGCATTAGCTTCTGAAGAAAACGAAGATTTAATAATTTTAGGCAACAAAATGTCGATGAACGGCAAGTATGTAGTCGCTTTCGACCCTGTTGACGGTTCTAGTAATATTGAAGTAAATATTCCGATAGGTACAATTTTTTCAATTTATAGAAGAATTTCACCAGTCGGCTCCTTTGCAAATTTAGAAGACATGTTGCAACCCGGAACCAACTTAGTTGCGTCGGGATACGTTATCTACGGAAGTTCAACTATGCTTGTTTATACCACGGGCAATGGCGTTAACGGATTTACTTTAGATACGTCTTTAGGTTTATTTTTGTTATCGCATCCCGATATGCGTATTCCCGAAGTAGGAAGTATATATTCCATCAACGAAGCCAACTATGTATCTTTCCCCGATGGAGTAAAAAAATACATTAAATACTGTCAGGAAAGCGACCCTGATACTCAGCGTCCATACTCTACACGATACGTTGGCTCGTTAGTTTCTGATGTTCATAGAAATTTGCTAAGAGGAGGAATTTTTATTTATCCCGGAAATAAAACTCGTCCTAACGGTAAGTTACGCTTGTTGTACGAATGTATACCAATGGCTTTTATTGTTGAACAAGCAAGAGGCAAAGCAACCGACGGCTTTAACAGAATTATGGAGATTGAACCGCATGAGCTTCACCAAAGAAGTCCATTGTTCATAGGTTCTGCCGATATGGTTGACAAAGCCGGCGAATTTATGCAACAATACTCTAAAGAATTTAATAATTACGCATTTAGGTAG